The following are from one region of the Candidatus Hydrogenedens sp. genome:
- a CDS encoding adenine phosphoribosyltransferase, translated as MDLKSVIRNVPDFPKPGIQFKDITTLLLNPQAFQYTINCFVNRYKSLDIDAIVAVESRGFIFGSAIAYNLKCPLVLARKKGKLPAEKITESFALEYGWDTIEMHVDALKEGQRVVIVDDLLATGGTVSAVIKLVEQLKAVPIEAAFVVELPALKGREILQPLPIFSLVQFDDI; from the coding sequence ATGGATTTAAAAAGTGTTATTCGAAATGTCCCCGATTTCCCTAAACCCGGAATTCAGTTTAAGGATATCACGACGCTCCTACTCAATCCGCAGGCATTCCAATACACAATTAATTGTTTTGTCAATCGTTATAAATCTTTAGATATAGATGCTATCGTAGCAGTAGAATCCAGAGGTTTTATTTTCGGTTCTGCAATTGCATACAACTTGAAATGCCCTTTAGTTTTAGCACGAAAGAAGGGAAAACTCCCTGCAGAAAAAATTACTGAAAGTTTTGCTTTAGAATACGGTTGGGATACAATTGAGATGCATGTAGATGCATTAAAAGAAGGACAAAGAGTAGTTATTGTAGATGATTTACTTGCAACGGGAGGAACCGTTTCTGCTGTAATAAAATTAGTGGAGCAACTAAAGGCAGTTCCAATAGAAGCCGCTTTCGTTGTCGAATTGCCAGCACTCAAAGGACGAGAGATACTTCAACCTCTCCCCATTTTCTCTTTAGTCCAATTCGACGATATTTAA
- a CDS encoding RNA polymerase sigma factor RpoD/SigA: MEDKDFIKNPFLERGLYTYIAEISKIPLLSTEEERRLAFRIQKGDGKARRKLILSNLRLVVSIAKKYIYYGVSLLDLIAEGNIGLMKAVENFDPRRGTKFSTYATWWIRQAITRALSNQSRTVRVPVYLNESLARYRKALEEHFIKTGSRPSVQEISKLLNITLDEAEQLQIYLDSVMSFDFIQTIDVDEESSSILRSHAALRTDSFAPDVEKENDLEFLINLLPETEAKIIRYRYGLIDGRPYTLAETGKALNMTRERVRQLERLALRFLRNYVEEHKELF, translated from the coding sequence GTGGAAGATAAGGACTTCATAAAAAATCCTTTTTTAGAAAGAGGATTATATACATATATTGCAGAGATTTCTAAAATTCCTCTTCTAAGTACGGAAGAAGAGAGACGGCTGGCTTTTCGTATTCAAAAAGGGGATGGAAAAGCACGACGAAAACTTATATTATCCAATTTGCGTTTGGTTGTTAGTATTGCAAAAAAATACATTTATTATGGTGTGTCTCTATTAGACCTGATAGCGGAAGGGAATATAGGATTGATGAAGGCGGTTGAAAATTTTGACCCACGACGCGGAACAAAATTTTCAACCTATGCCACATGGTGGATTCGTCAGGCAATTACAAGGGCACTTTCCAATCAAAGTAGGACAGTTCGTGTTCCCGTTTATTTAAATGAAAGTTTAGCAAGGTATCGAAAAGCATTAGAAGAACACTTTATAAAAACAGGTTCTCGCCCCTCTGTTCAGGAAATATCAAAACTCTTAAATATAACCCTTGATGAAGCAGAACAACTTCAGATTTACCTCGATTCTGTAATGTCCTTTGATTTCATTCAAACAATTGATGTTGATGAAGAATCCTCTTCAATTCTAAGGTCTCATGCCGCATTGAGAACAGATAGTTTCGCACCGGATGTGGAAAAAGAAAATGACCTTGAATTTCTTATTAATCTTTTACCTGAGACTGAAGCAAAGATTATCCGTTACCGTTATGGGCTTATTGATGGAAGACCCTATACATTAGCAGAGACAGGCAAAGCGTTAAATATGACCCGTGAACGAGTTCGACAACTGGAACGGTTGGCTTTGCGATTTTTACGTAATTATGTTGAAGAACATAAAGAACTTTTTTAA
- a CDS encoding IMP cyclohydrolase: MMDKDMKKNDLKSMYRTKVEGSFPETIDIMGKRWVKVEDLRYGTNPHQPSAFYRPLEGDKVFLGAYQILKTGKSGLSQTNLEDLHHAFGILKFLNKPACAVMKHCNPSGVAIQQEGQTLADVYRRARDADPQAAFGGVVAFNTEVDEATADEIMQTVIEGVSAPHFTNEALSVFNNFEKYRRNKEIRIIQVPSLDRLPKYIGDDIYTWEMKVFDDGSIVLAQPYLTKIKSPADFIKAHTEHPKKGKIESSVTPSQRELEDLLFAWYVNIHVRSNGVVIVKNGQTLAVGTGQQDRVGAVEQAIEKVQKKYKGNETLEGAVLASDGFFPFPDAVEMAIRVGITAFLQPGGSVSDYDVIETANKSGVAMLFTGERCFSHH; encoded by the coding sequence ATGATGGATAAAGATATGAAAAAAAATGACCTGAAATCAATGTATCGAACTAAAGTAGAAGGTTCCTTTCCGGAAACCATAGATATTATGGGAAAACGATGGGTCAAAGTGGAAGACCTGCGTTACGGGACAAATCCGCACCAACCCTCTGCTTTTTATCGTCCTCTGGAAGGGGATAAAGTATTTTTGGGTGCCTATCAAATATTAAAGACAGGCAAGAGTGGATTGTCTCAGACCAATTTGGAAGACCTCCATCATGCCTTTGGTATTTTAAAATTCTTAAATAAGCCTGCATGTGCGGTAATGAAACACTGTAATCCTTCGGGCGTTGCTATACAACAAGAGGGACAAACTCTGGCGGATGTATATCGTCGTGCACGAGATGCAGACCCTCAGGCTGCCTTTGGAGGTGTTGTCGCTTTTAATACGGAAGTAGACGAGGCAACAGCAGATGAGATTATGCAGACAGTTATTGAAGGAGTTTCTGCTCCCCATTTTACAAATGAGGCATTATCTGTTTTTAATAATTTTGAAAAATATAGACGAAATAAAGAGATACGCATAATCCAGGTTCCCTCTCTGGACCGCTTACCTAAATATATAGGTGATGATATTTATACATGGGAAATGAAGGTATTTGATGATGGGAGTATTGTATTAGCACAACCCTATTTGACAAAAATAAAAAGTCCTGCAGACTTTATAAAAGCCCATACAGAACATCCCAAAAAGGGAAAAATCGAAAGCTCGGTTACCCCCTCTCAAAGAGAATTAGAGGACCTTTTGTTTGCCTGGTATGTGAATATTCATGTTCGTTCTAATGGCGTTGTGATAGTGAAAAATGGTCAAACACTTGCGGTTGGAACAGGACAACAAGACCGTGTTGGTGCTGTTGAACAGGCTATTGAAAAGGTTCAAAAGAAATATAAAGGGAATGAAACGCTCGAAGGAGCCGTTCTTGCCTCGGATGGTTTCTTCCCATTCCCAGATGCCGTTGAAATGGCTATTCGTGTAGGTATAACTGCATTTCTTCAACCTGGAGGCAGTGTAAGCGATTATGATGTAATCGAAACGGCAAATAAATCTGGTGTAGCAATGTTATTCACGGGTGAACGCTGTTTCTCACATCATTAA
- a CDS encoding RsmE family RNA methyltransferase yields the protein MPHLFYFVVPSATPKEGEVILQGEEAHHAIRVVRIKVGEPIAFIDGMGSKWLGEVAHISKNTLTAKIRHYQYIPQEEKKLSLIIGGLHRDSAIETILNYGTELGVSEFRFFQAERSTRPLRLLDKQKKWIIQACKTTGREWFPNLGIYKNLETAIIDFQGVLLMAVIQPYSVPIEQVNNVSNCGLIIGPEGDLSDEEIKIAKKHGAIAIHLGPNIYRSELSALLGSILIMQQQKRFKRLPQKDFSFEQ from the coding sequence ATGCCTCATTTGTTTTATTTTGTTGTTCCTTCGGCAACGCCTAAAGAAGGTGAGGTTATATTACAAGGAGAAGAAGCCCATCATGCTATCCGTGTTGTTAGAATAAAAGTTGGAGAACCCATTGCATTTATTGATGGTATGGGAAGTAAGTGGCTTGGTGAAGTAGCCCATATTTCTAAGAACACACTCACAGCAAAAATAAGACATTACCAATATATCCCTCAAGAAGAAAAGAAACTTTCTCTCATTATAGGCGGGCTTCACCGAGATAGTGCAATAGAAACTATTCTCAATTATGGAACAGAATTAGGTGTTTCCGAGTTTCGTTTCTTTCAGGCTGAGCGTTCTACGCGACCGCTTCGTCTATTAGACAAACAGAAAAAATGGATAATACAGGCATGCAAAACCACAGGAAGGGAATGGTTCCCTAATTTAGGTATATATAAAAATTTAGAAACAGCCATCATCGATTTTCAAGGGGTGCTTTTAATGGCTGTGATACAACCTTATTCAGTTCCCATTGAACAGGTAAATAATGTATCAAACTGTGGATTGATTATTGGTCCTGAAGGTGACTTGTCCGATGAGGAAATTAAAATAGCAAAAAAGCATGGAGCCATTGCTATTCATTTAGGCCCGAATATTTACCGCAGTGAATTGTCTGCTTTATTAGGTTCCATTCTTATCATGCAACAGCAAAAACGATTTAAAAGATTACCCCAGAAAGATTTTTCATTTGAACAGTAG
- a CDS encoding histidine triad nucleotide-binding protein: MSEDCLFCKIAKKEIPSTEVYSDEEFYAFRDIHPAAPVHVLLIPRKHIARITDATEEDTLLLGKMLLRANEIARKEGIAEPGFRYVLSCNAQGGQLVFHIHLHILGGRELGWPPG; encoded by the coding sequence ATGAGTGAAGATTGCCTTTTCTGTAAAATTGCGAAGAAGGAGATTCCTTCTACAGAAGTTTATTCTGACGAGGAGTTTTATGCATTCCGCGATATACATCCAGCGGCACCTGTACATGTATTACTCATTCCGCGTAAACATATCGCCCGAATTACCGATGCCACTGAAGAGGATACTTTACTGTTAGGAAAAATGCTCCTTCGTGCTAATGAAATTGCCCGAAAGGAAGGGATTGCAGAACCAGGTTTTCGTTATGTTTTAAGTTGTAACGCTCAAGGAGGGCAACTCGTTTTTCATATACATTTACATATATTAGGTGGTAGAGAATTAGGCTGGCCTCCGGGATGA
- the aroE gene encoding shikimate dehydrogenase, producing MNIIEDKMINIDVNTKLCAVIGHPVRHSLSPAIHNAGFQSLGLNYVYLAFDITDVESCLRGMRAMDNFRGISVTIPHKEAVIPFLDEIDPVAQKIGSVNTITHEGDKLVGTITDGIGTLNAFHRAGVDLNNKKILFLGAGGAVRAVAFTFAEKVQPQQITILGRTPTRLERLMNDLKKVYPHIKFQQGYLHENFEPYISSHEIIIQGTPAGMAGHSNEKLNFSYNLLTPQHTVLDMIYRPLYTELLQKAESKGCKIITGIEMLLEQAVLQFELWTGCSAPLDIMRKTVEKVLK from the coding sequence ATGAATATAATTGAAGACAAAATGATAAATATTGATGTAAATACAAAATTATGTGCTGTTATAGGACACCCTGTTCGGCATTCTTTATCTCCGGCAATTCATAACGCAGGATTCCAAAGTTTGGGTCTGAACTATGTCTATCTTGCCTTTGACATAACCGATGTGGAATCCTGTTTACGGGGTATGCGTGCTATGGATAACTTCCGTGGGATTAGCGTTACCATTCCCCATAAAGAAGCCGTTATCCCTTTTCTTGATGAAATTGACCCTGTGGCTCAAAAAATTGGAAGTGTCAACACCATTACACATGAGGGAGATAAACTTGTTGGAACCATTACGGATGGAATTGGCACTTTAAATGCTTTCCATCGAGCGGGGGTAGATTTAAATAACAAAAAAATTCTATTTCTGGGAGCAGGTGGGGCTGTTCGTGCTGTTGCTTTTACATTTGCAGAAAAAGTGCAACCTCAACAAATCACCATTTTAGGTAGAACACCTACTCGTCTGGAACGATTAATGAATGATTTAAAAAAGGTCTATCCTCATATTAAATTCCAGCAGGGTTATTTACATGAGAATTTTGAACCATATATAAGTTCCCATGAAATTATCATTCAGGGAACACCCGCTGGAATGGCAGGACATTCCAATGAAAAACTAAATTTTTCTTATAATTTATTAACTCCACAACATACCGTGCTCGACATGATATACAGACCTTTATATACAGAACTTTTACAAAAAGCCGAAAGTAAAGGTTGTAAAATAATTACAGGAATAGAGATGCTTCTGGAACAGGCTGTTTTACAATTTGAATTATGGACAGGCTGCTCTGCACCTTTAGATATTATGAGAAAAACTGTTGAAAAAGTATTGAAATAA
- a CDS encoding PTS sugar transporter subunit IIA → MEFDKYFNMRTIIPSLEAKTKQEVISALVEVIEKENKIPEGVNILSSIIERESVDSTGLGNGLALPHAGIRDLNKIITAVARIPDGIDFVAQDRKPVFFSIMICYPPSQNSVYLSLAASISKVFHKKENIQTIMKQTTSKEIYEKLLELLTKSDEPSKLIPPRKKTSVNEEKPVATSSSIPEIHLLIRLQFHEEELKNSTRGKKQLQQKVDNLRALISERTLQHYDKLKAKRPPAVVPIEGDRCHGCYMTLHTDFVQRVRQETDNLYTCPTCRRFVYWI, encoded by the coding sequence ATGGAATTCGATAAATATTTCAACATGAGAACAATTATCCCATCACTTGAAGCCAAAACCAAACAGGAAGTCATTTCTGCATTAGTCGAAGTAATTGAAAAAGAAAATAAAATACCTGAAGGAGTAAATATTCTTTCCTCTATAATTGAAAGAGAATCAGTTGACAGCACTGGACTTGGAAACGGTCTGGCTTTACCACATGCAGGTATCCGTGATTTAAACAAAATAATCACAGCAGTAGCTCGTATTCCTGACGGAATTGATTTCGTGGCACAGGACCGCAAACCGGTATTCTTTTCCATTATGATTTGCTATCCCCCATCTCAAAATTCCGTCTATTTAAGTTTAGCGGCGAGTATCTCTAAGGTTTTTCATAAAAAAGAAAATATCCAGACAATAATGAAACAAACCACATCCAAAGAAATTTATGAAAAATTATTAGAACTTCTTACCAAATCAGATGAACCGTCCAAACTAATCCCTCCTAGAAAGAAAACCTCTGTCAATGAAGAAAAACCTGTCGCAACATCTTCCTCTATCCCTGAAATACATTTACTTATCCGTTTACAATTCCATGAAGAGGAACTAAAAAATAGTACCCGTGGTAAAAAACAGTTACAGCAGAAGGTGGATAATCTAAGGGCATTAATTTCTGAAAGAACCTTGCAGCACTATGATAAACTGAAAGCAAAAAGACCGCCAGCTGTTGTTCCGATTGAAGGGGACCGTTGTCATGGATGTTATATGACTTTGCATACAGATTTTGTCCAGCGAGTTCGACAGGAAACCGATAATTTATACACCTGTCCTACATGCAGACGGTTTGTATATTGGATTTAA
- a CDS encoding cyclic nucleotide-binding domain-containing protein: protein MNKKEIEQQIVNSHLFQGLNIEEIRKLIEQGLVVHFQKDEVVFYQGSIGSRVYLIIQGGVGIYQEEKEIVQLGEGEIFGEMALLTKQPRSATAKAIKDSSFLVFSETSFEKLLTKKTAVRLLLNIINILCERLRNINQSIRT, encoded by the coding sequence ATGAATAAAAAAGAGATTGAACAACAAATAGTTAATTCTCATCTTTTTCAAGGATTGAATATTGAAGAAATTCGGAAACTAATTGAGCAGGGACTTGTTGTTCACTTTCAAAAAGATGAGGTGGTGTTTTATCAAGGCAGTATAGGCAGCCGTGTATATCTTATTATTCAAGGGGGTGTGGGTATATATCAGGAAGAAAAAGAGATTGTTCAATTAGGTGAAGGAGAAATTTTTGGGGAGATGGCATTACTAACAAAGCAACCCCGTTCTGCTACTGCAAAAGCGATTAAAGATAGCTCTTTTTTAGTATTCAGTGAGACAAGTTTTGAAAAACTATTAACTAAAAAGACGGCGGTTCGTTTACTTTTGAATATAATCAATATTCTTTGTGAGCGATTAAGAAATATCAATCAGTCTATTAGAACTTAA